Proteins encoded by one window of Cystobacter ferrugineus:
- a CDS encoding SulP family inorganic anion transporter: MKTTHSKTTTGLRLPGLDVTRLRQEWCSNVRGDVMAGLVVALALIPEAIAFSIIAGVDPKVGLYASFIIAVMTAFFGGRPGMISAATGAMALLMVTLVARHGVEYLFAATILTGLLQLAFRALRLSRYMKFVPRPVMTGFVNALAILIFMAQLPQFTGATWQMYAMVAVGLAIIYGLPRLTKAVPSPLVAIVVLTAVSLLTGSPVRTVGDMGALPTSLPFFHLPQVPFTLETLGILFPYSATLAFVGLLESLLTAAVVDEMTDSPSCKHSEAFGQGIANVVTGLMGGMAGCAMIGQSVINVRSGGRGRLSTFCAGIILLFLILVLGDWVARIPMGALVAVMIMVSIGTFDWKSLRALRVMPRSESIVMIATVLTVVLTHDLAKGVLVGVVLSAIFFARTVAKLVSVTNSPSEDGRRRRYTVLGEIFFVSVEDFAASFDFTEHLARVDIDLTHSHVWDASAVAAIDRVVLKFRSRGVEVELIGLNEASALLLGRLGTHDKPGAVLTPGH, from the coding sequence TTGAAGACGACACATTCCAAGACAACCACGGGCCTCCGCCTTCCGGGCCTCGATGTGACACGACTGAGGCAGGAGTGGTGCTCCAACGTCCGGGGCGACGTGATGGCGGGGCTCGTGGTGGCGCTCGCGCTCATCCCCGAGGCCATCGCCTTCTCCATCATCGCGGGGGTCGATCCCAAGGTGGGCCTCTATGCCTCCTTCATCATCGCGGTGATGACCGCGTTCTTTGGAGGACGCCCCGGAATGATCTCGGCGGCCACCGGCGCCATGGCACTGCTCATGGTGACGCTCGTCGCCAGGCATGGTGTGGAATACCTCTTCGCCGCCACCATCCTCACGGGCCTCTTGCAGTTGGCGTTTCGAGCGCTGCGGCTCAGCCGGTACATGAAATTCGTCCCCCGTCCGGTGATGACCGGCTTCGTCAATGCGCTGGCCATCCTCATCTTCATGGCCCAGCTGCCACAGTTCACCGGCGCCACCTGGCAGATGTACGCCATGGTGGCCGTGGGACTCGCCATCATCTACGGCCTGCCCCGGCTGACGAAGGCCGTGCCCTCCCCCCTCGTCGCCATCGTGGTGCTCACGGCTGTCTCCCTGCTCACTGGCAGCCCCGTGCGGACGGTGGGAGACATGGGCGCGCTGCCCACCTCGCTGCCCTTCTTCCACCTGCCCCAGGTCCCCTTCACGCTGGAGACGCTGGGCATCCTCTTCCCCTACTCCGCGACGCTCGCCTTCGTCGGACTCCTGGAGTCGCTCCTCACCGCGGCGGTCGTCGACGAGATGACCGACTCACCGAGTTGCAAGCACAGCGAGGCGTTCGGCCAGGGAATCGCCAATGTCGTGACGGGCTTGATGGGCGGCATGGCCGGGTGCGCGATGATCGGCCAGTCCGTCATCAACGTGCGCTCCGGTGGGCGCGGGCGGCTGTCCACCTTCTGCGCCGGCATCATCCTGCTCTTCCTCATCCTCGTGCTCGGGGATTGGGTGGCTCGCATTCCGATGGGCGCCCTCGTCGCGGTGATGATCATGGTTTCCATCGGAACCTTCGACTGGAAGTCGCTGCGCGCCCTGCGGGTAATGCCCCGGAGCGAGTCCATCGTGATGATCGCCACGGTGCTCACCGTGGTGCTGACCCATGACCTCGCCAAGGGGGTGCTGGTGGGTGTCGTCCTGAGTGCCATCTTCTTCGCGCGCACCGTGGCCAAGCTGGTGTCCGTGACGAACTCGCCGAGCGAGGATGGCCGGCGACGACGCTACACCGTCCTGGGTGAGATCTTCTTCGTGTCCGTGGAGGACTTCGCCGCCTCCTTCGACTTCACCGAGCACCTCGCGCGGGTGGACATCGACCTCACGCACTCCCATGTCTGGGATGCCTCGGCTGTGGCGGCCATCGACCGGGTCGTACTCAAGTTCCGAAGCCGGGGCGTCGAGGTCGAGCTCATCGGCCTCAACGAGGCCAGTGCCCTGTTGCTCGGGCGTCTGGGCACGCATGACAAACCTGGCGCGGTGTTGACCCCGGGCCACTGA
- a CDS encoding MbnP family copper-binding protein has protein sequence MNSSPLRFIAIALPLASSLGCGVQEPEKKELPVNISFEARVGAQPFACGRTYTGLGTTATTFEPMDFRLFLHDVRLVSEDGTEVPVALTDDGEWQAEGALLLDFADKSGQCTKGTAATRTHLVGTVPEGNYRGLRFKVGLPESLNHRNPMLAPTTFKDTSLYWGWRSGYIFARIDGRTTGLRSGYVMHLGSMDCPPAEPGQPYGRCTFPSLPEISLEGFVLDQSKVILDLASLLAEANLDADANVPNTSIGCMSQREDPDCAPVFNRLGLPFRDLSEAVPAQTFIRLE, from the coding sequence ATGAACTCATCTCCCCTGCGTTTCATTGCCATTGCCCTGCCACTCGCCAGCTCCCTGGGGTGTGGAGTCCAGGAACCCGAGAAGAAGGAGCTGCCGGTGAACATCTCCTTCGAGGCCCGGGTGGGCGCGCAGCCCTTCGCCTGCGGGCGCACGTACACGGGGCTGGGCACCACGGCGACCACCTTCGAGCCCATGGACTTCCGCCTGTTCCTCCATGACGTCCGGCTCGTCTCGGAGGACGGCACGGAGGTTCCCGTCGCGCTCACGGACGACGGGGAGTGGCAGGCGGAAGGTGCGCTCCTGCTCGACTTCGCGGACAAGTCGGGCCAGTGCACCAAGGGGACGGCGGCGACCCGCACGCACCTGGTGGGCACGGTTCCCGAGGGGAACTACCGCGGACTGCGCTTCAAGGTCGGCCTGCCCGAGTCGCTCAACCACCGCAACCCCATGCTCGCTCCCACGACCTTCAAGGACACCAGTTTGTACTGGGGCTGGCGCTCCGGTTATATATTCGCCCGCATCGATGGGCGGACGACCGGTTTGCGCTCGGGCTACGTCATGCACCTGGGGAGCATGGACTGCCCCCCCGCGGAGCCGGGTCAGCCGTATGGCAGGTGTACCTTCCCCAGCCTCCCGGAAATCTCCCTGGAGGGCTTCGTGCTGGACCAGAGCAAGGTCATCCTGGACCTGGCGAGCCTCCTCGCCGAGGCCAACCTGGATGCGGACGCGAACGTGCCCAATACCTCCATCGGGTGCATGTCCCAGCGGGAGGATCCGGACTGCGCGCCGGTGTTCAACCGGCTGGGGCTTCCGTTCCGTGACCTGTCCGAGGCCGTCCCGGCGCAGACCTTCATCCGCCTGGAATAG
- a CDS encoding methanobactin export MATE transporter MbnM, whose protein sequence is MTKRWVFLSALACLGGGCGDRSPPAPEPEKYQWLLPEGFPTPVVPADNPMTEAKVQLGRRLFYDKRLSLNGTQSCASCHEQARAFTDGRQHGLGSTGELHRRNAMGLTNIAYATSFTWANPSLTSLEVQALSPLLGKEPVELGFGDREEELLARLRADPDLSARFAEAFPEEAEPVSMVSLTRALASFERTLISGNSPYDQYLAGNTKALSPAARRGMELFFSERLECNHCHLGFNFQDAVTYEGGPEPLILFHNTGLYNEDGMGAYPAMDPGIIELTGRPEDMGSFRASSLRNVALTAPYMHDGSIATLSEVLDHYAAGGRAHALDSSSVSPLRSGFVRGFTLTPEEKADVLAFLDSLTDTGFLKDPRFADPALHP, encoded by the coding sequence ATGACGAAGCGGTGGGTATTCCTGTCGGCGTTGGCCTGCCTGGGGGGCGGGTGCGGTGACCGCTCGCCCCCCGCGCCCGAGCCCGAGAAGTATCAGTGGCTGTTGCCCGAGGGCTTTCCGACCCCCGTGGTTCCCGCGGACAATCCGATGACGGAGGCCAAGGTGCAACTGGGCCGGCGCCTCTTCTATGACAAGCGCCTGTCGCTCAATGGCACCCAGTCCTGTGCCTCCTGCCATGAACAGGCGCGTGCCTTCACGGATGGGCGCCAGCACGGCCTGGGCAGCACCGGCGAGCTGCACCGCCGCAACGCCATGGGTCTGACCAACATCGCCTATGCCACGAGCTTCACCTGGGCCAACCCGAGCCTCACCTCGCTGGAGGTCCAGGCCCTCTCCCCCTTGCTTGGCAAGGAGCCCGTGGAGCTGGGTTTTGGAGACAGGGAGGAGGAGCTGCTCGCGCGCCTGCGCGCCGATCCGGACCTCTCGGCGCGTTTCGCCGAGGCCTTCCCGGAGGAGGCCGAGCCCGTGAGCATGGTGTCTCTCACGCGCGCCCTGGCGAGCTTCGAGCGGACGTTGATCTCGGGCAATTCGCCGTATGATCAATACCTCGCGGGCAACACGAAAGCCCTGTCCCCGGCGGCCAGGCGTGGCATGGAGCTCTTCTTCTCCGAGCGCCTGGAGTGCAACCACTGCCACCTGGGCTTCAACTTCCAGGACGCCGTGACCTATGAGGGGGGGCCCGAGCCCCTCATCCTCTTCCACAACACGGGCCTGTACAACGAGGACGGGATGGGCGCCTATCCCGCGATGGACCCGGGCATCATCGAGCTGACGGGACGTCCCGAGGACATGGGGAGCTTCCGCGCGTCGTCCCTGCGCAACGTGGCCCTCACCGCGCCCTATATGCACGACGGGAGCATCGCGACGCTCTCCGAGGTGTTGGACCACTACGCCGCGGGCGGCCGGGCCCATGCGCTCGACTCCAGCAGCGTCAGCCCGTTGCGCAGCGGCTTCGTGCGAGGCTTCACCCTGACGCCCGAGGAGAAGGCGGATGTGCTCGCCTTCCTGGACTCTCTGACGGACACCGGGTTCCTGAAGGATCCCCGTTTCGCGGATCCGGCGCTTCATCCCTGA
- a CDS encoding cytochrome-c peroxidase → MSQHGRRGGRAAAWNLMLALLGACGPGPEAVPPPEGGDAPGPVLPLGITSVPAPQDNPPTPEGVALGRWLFYSPLLSSNGRVSCASCHVQSHAFSLDSSLATVGVGGRPLVRHAPALINLAWMDGLFWDGGAKNLESLSLGPITHPDEMGQRDLQALMDRLASTPEAVQRFEAAFGSGGPTLGQMLRALAQFQRTLVSARSRYDLWRRGEPGGELSALEQAGHGLVRTRCTPCHDTELFTDNAYHNNGLDSVWGEGDDETRGRGRITLRPEDTGRYKTPTLRNVARSAPYMHDGRFATLDAVLEHYRRGVVPSSTLDIALRGNSHQAPGVPLSDVEKAALLAFLDTLTDEAFLSDPALGPPGTGP, encoded by the coding sequence ATGAGCCAGCACGGGCGCCGTGGCGGGAGGGCGGCGGCATGGAACCTGATGCTGGCCCTGCTCGGCGCCTGCGGGCCGGGCCCGGAGGCCGTGCCACCCCCGGAGGGTGGCGACGCTCCGGGACCCGTCCTCCCCCTGGGTATCACCTCCGTGCCAGCGCCCCAGGACAACCCGCCCACCCCCGAGGGTGTGGCCCTGGGACGCTGGTTGTTCTACTCGCCCCTGTTGTCGAGCAACGGGCGCGTGTCATGTGCCTCCTGCCACGTCCAATCCCATGCCTTCTCGCTCGACTCCTCGCTCGCGACGGTGGGGGTGGGTGGACGCCCGCTCGTGCGTCATGCGCCCGCGCTCATCAACCTCGCCTGGATGGACGGCCTCTTCTGGGATGGAGGCGCGAAGAACCTGGAGTCGCTGTCGCTCGGGCCCATCACCCACCCGGATGAGATGGGACAGCGGGACTTGCAGGCGCTGATGGATCGCCTGGCCTCCACGCCCGAGGCCGTCCAACGCTTCGAGGCCGCATTCGGCTCCGGTGGGCCCACGCTCGGCCAGATGCTGCGAGCGCTCGCCCAGTTCCAACGCACGCTGGTGTCGGCGCGCTCGCGCTACGACCTGTGGCGGCGGGGCGAGCCCGGCGGGGAGCTGAGCGCCCTGGAGCAGGCGGGCCACGGGCTCGTGCGGACGCGGTGCACACCGTGTCACGACACGGAGCTCTTCACGGACAACGCCTACCACAACAATGGCCTGGATTCCGTCTGGGGCGAAGGGGATGACGAAACCCGGGGCCGGGGCCGCATCACGCTCAGGCCCGAGGACACGGGGCGCTACAAGACGCCCACGCTGCGCAACGTGGCACGCTCGGCGCCCTACATGCACGATGGCCGCTTCGCCACGCTGGACGCGGTGTTGGAGCACTACCGCCGGGGCGTGGTTCCCTCGTCCACCCTGGACATCGCCCTGCGCGGGAACTCCCACCAGGCGCCCGGCGTGCCCCTGAGCGACGTGGAGAAGGCCGCCCTGCTGGCCTTCCTCGACACGTTGACGGACGAGGCCTTCCTGAGCGACCCGGCGCTGGGACCCCCCGGCACCGGGCCGTGA
- a CDS encoding MbnP family protein has protein sequence MTSFLSSSSRYARALLVTAMTVLVIPACGGDNPPTPLSTSERQELERQLAEMQSTIDELQAQLTRYEQDGATAQQEKEQLTARLADVQQQLAEARELLATQDWDGVLVKLDAANEQVRQLQARLAATHGSLELNAALFFGGQPLALDTPYSTPGGQISFTELRYWLSNVKLQKQDGTQVPLPDSYYLIEAIKEQPVLGVPEPDSGPIMMPANRRERVQVPVVPAGIYTGIIFSVGVDPIYNDNLSRQAGELHILKNMAYETWMWFTSYIFTKVKGQYVRADGSSAEFGWETGANDNFRTVRHAFASPVTVNAQKALIVNLRLDTARLFTGIHPTTQPLIGASDGAERATLSDNFANGFSLTSVENPTR, from the coding sequence ATGACCTCTTTCTTGTCTTCATCCTCCAGGTACGCCCGGGCCCTGCTCGTGACGGCGATGACGGTTCTGGTGATTCCCGCGTGCGGCGGGGACAATCCCCCCACTCCCCTCTCCACGAGTGAGCGCCAGGAGCTGGAACGGCAGCTCGCCGAGATGCAGTCCACCATCGACGAGCTGCAAGCCCAGCTCACCCGGTACGAGCAGGATGGGGCCACGGCACAGCAGGAAAAGGAACAGTTGACCGCGCGGCTGGCCGACGTCCAGCAACAGCTCGCCGAGGCCCGGGAGTTGCTGGCCACCCAGGACTGGGATGGGGTGCTCGTCAAACTGGACGCGGCGAACGAGCAGGTGAGACAACTCCAGGCACGGCTGGCCGCCACCCACGGCAGCCTCGAGCTGAACGCCGCGCTGTTCTTTGGCGGCCAGCCGCTCGCGCTGGATACGCCCTACAGCACACCAGGAGGGCAGATCTCCTTCACCGAGCTGCGCTACTGGCTCTCCAATGTGAAGCTCCAGAAGCAGGACGGAACGCAGGTTCCACTGCCGGACAGCTACTACCTCATCGAGGCCATCAAGGAGCAGCCGGTGCTCGGCGTGCCGGAACCGGACTCGGGTCCCATCATGATGCCAGCCAACCGCCGCGAGCGCGTCCAGGTGCCCGTGGTGCCCGCCGGCATCTACACCGGCATCATCTTCAGCGTCGGCGTGGACCCCATCTACAATGACAACCTGAGCCGACAGGCCGGTGAGCTGCACATCCTCAAGAACATGGCCTACGAAACCTGGATGTGGTTCACCAGCTACATCTTCACCAAGGTGAAGGGCCAGTACGTGAGGGCCGATGGGAGCAGCGCCGAGTTCGGCTGGGAGACGGGGGCCAACGACAACTTCCGCACCGTGCGGCATGCCTTTGCCTCGCCTGTCACGGTGAACGCGCAGAAGGCCCTGATCGTGAATCTGCGCCTGGACACCGCACGGCTCTTCACCGGGATCCACCCCACCACCCAGCCCCTCATCGGGGCCAGCGACGGCGCGGAGCGCGCCACCCTGTCCGACAACTTCGCGAACGGCTTCTCCCTGACGTCGGTGGAGAACCCCACCCGATGA
- a CDS encoding protein kinase domain-containing protein — protein MINTGSLVLDDRFRVLKLLGTGGMGEVYLGEQVSLGRRVAIKVLHSDLMVHPSMIERFKREARMLSAVDHPAVVRVIDYGETDAGACIVMEYVEGENLYDVLQQGALPPARALPLLHQLAEGLAAIHDRGIIHRDIKPENVLLTRGPRGEQARLLDFGIARLMEADKAGNLSQVGLVVGTPEYLSPEQAVGAPVDARSDLYSFGALAYRMLSGQLPFPGPSPTQFVAQHASASPTPLIEAAPTLSGHAQLVALVMQLLRKDPQLRLPNAHALVEALGALSAPAIPTPFPQAFASGTPFPPLPSISSFTVPSSTPPSSGTLAFAEPVTVEATQISPAGASPFDPPPAEAPAPRNARSTSQAPTRATPSRQLPEGAVSPSRAFTVPSPSPLNAPREEPEPEPKSPEPAGSGSQLVTVVGSAPGKTRNLTLMLTDIQGYTERTSRQTHEQNARMLETHERLLMPLVRDYNGRLVQKRGDALLVVFSSPTQAVLCGMAMQDRLWRHNQQCGPEEQLPVRVCLHTGEMLVTRDTVIGEPVEVVKAVEQVAGAGDVVFTGSVNQARTRVEGDCETFGDVPLPGTNEPLPLYRCRRASEGLPFGGQDEVSMRPPLKDRLDTAMRPVLAARDSVVWAAKTVVQKSGARVRTHPRRAVGVGLGVFVLLSVGTFEWVRRHEPTYPARQLLDEGKAKEALALLTELPAETKKNPRVLQVRARALHEVNRHNEELSSLNSLDTAARESLDEGVLDGLAADFGEDENHKGLRKFLGTLPKEQVKERFEELAEEDFSPRQWGALRYLEAMQSTDGLDLVELYMRALSSKDCAVRASSARRLEGLGDTKAVAALEELSRTPRVGTKNCGQNEARNALDTLTKK, from the coding sequence GTGATCAATACCGGATCCCTCGTTCTCGATGACCGTTTCCGCGTCCTCAAGCTGCTCGGCACCGGAGGTATGGGCGAGGTGTACCTCGGCGAACAGGTGTCCCTGGGCCGCCGGGTGGCGATCAAGGTCCTGCACTCGGACCTGATGGTGCACCCGAGCATGATCGAGCGCTTCAAGCGCGAGGCGCGCATGCTGTCGGCCGTGGATCACCCCGCCGTGGTGCGCGTCATCGACTACGGCGAGACGGACGCTGGCGCCTGCATCGTCATGGAGTACGTCGAGGGGGAGAACCTCTATGACGTGCTCCAGCAGGGAGCCCTGCCGCCCGCGCGCGCGCTGCCGCTCTTGCACCAGCTCGCCGAGGGCCTCGCGGCCATCCACGACCGGGGCATCATCCACCGCGACATCAAGCCGGAGAACGTGCTGCTCACCCGGGGGCCGCGCGGCGAGCAGGCCCGGCTGCTGGACTTCGGCATCGCCCGTCTGATGGAGGCGGACAAGGCGGGCAACCTCAGCCAGGTGGGTCTCGTCGTCGGCACCCCGGAGTACCTCTCGCCCGAGCAGGCGGTGGGCGCACCGGTGGACGCGCGCAGCGACCTGTACTCCTTCGGCGCGCTCGCCTACCGCATGCTCTCGGGCCAGTTGCCCTTCCCCGGTCCGAGCCCCACCCAGTTCGTCGCCCAGCACGCCTCGGCCTCGCCCACGCCCCTCATCGAGGCCGCGCCCACCCTCTCCGGGCATGCCCAGCTCGTCGCGCTGGTGATGCAACTGCTGCGCAAGGATCCGCAGCTGCGGCTGCCCAACGCGCACGCCCTGGTGGAGGCGCTCGGCGCGCTGTCGGCGCCCGCCATCCCGACGCCCTTTCCCCAGGCGTTCGCCTCGGGCACCCCCTTCCCGCCTCTTCCCAGCATCTCGAGCTTCACCGTCCCCTCCTCGACTCCGCCCTCGAGCGGCACGCTCGCCTTCGCCGAGCCCGTGACGGTGGAGGCCACCCAGATCTCCCCCGCGGGAGCCTCCCCCTTCGATCCGCCCCCCGCGGAGGCGCCAGCGCCCCGCAACGCCCGTTCCACCTCGCAGGCGCCCACCCGTGCCACGCCGAGCCGGCAGTTGCCCGAGGGCGCCGTCTCGCCCTCCCGCGCGTTCACCGTCCCCTCGCCGTCCCCCTTGAATGCCCCGCGCGAGGAGCCGGAGCCGGAGCCGAAGTCCCCCGAACCGGCGGGCTCGGGCTCGCAGCTCGTCACCGTCGTGGGGTCCGCGCCCGGCAAGACGCGCAACCTCACGTTGATGCTCACGGACATCCAGGGCTACACCGAGCGCACCTCGCGGCAGACGCACGAGCAGAACGCGCGGATGCTGGAGACGCATGAGCGGCTGCTGATGCCCCTGGTGCGCGACTACAACGGCCGGCTGGTGCAGAAACGCGGGGACGCGCTGCTCGTCGTCTTCTCCTCACCCACCCAGGCGGTGCTCTGCGGCATGGCCATGCAGGATCGGCTGTGGCGGCACAACCAGCAGTGCGGCCCGGAAGAGCAGCTACCCGTGCGCGTCTGTCTCCACACCGGCGAGATGCTCGTCACCCGCGACACGGTGATTGGCGAGCCGGTGGAGGTGGTCAAGGCGGTGGAGCAGGTGGCCGGGGCGGGTGACGTCGTCTTCACCGGCTCGGTGAACCAGGCACGCACGCGGGTGGAAGGAGACTGTGAGACGTTCGGCGACGTGCCCCTGCCCGGCACGAACGAGCCGCTGCCGCTCTACCGCTGCCGCCGGGCCAGCGAGGGGCTGCCCTTCGGGGGTCAGGATGAAGTGTCCATGAGGCCTCCGCTCAAGGACCGGTTGGACACCGCGATGCGGCCGGTGCTGGCGGCGCGCGACTCGGTGGTGTGGGCGGCCAAGACGGTGGTGCAGAAGAGTGGGGCCCGGGTGCGCACCCATCCCCGCCGCGCGGTGGGCGTGGGGTTGGGTGTGTTCGTGCTGCTGAGCGTGGGCACGTTCGAGTGGGTGCGCCGCCACGAGCCCACCTATCCGGCGCGCCAGCTCCTGGACGAGGGCAAGGCCAAAGAGGCCTTGGCGCTGCTGACGGAGCTTCCCGCGGAGACGAAGAAGAACCCGAGGGTGCTGCAAGTGCGCGCGCGCGCGCTGCACGAGGTGAACCGGCACAACGAGGAACTCTCGTCGTTGAACAGCCTGGACACCGCCGCGCGCGAATCCCTGGACGAGGGCGTCCTCGACGGCCTCGCCGCGGACTTCGGTGAGGACGAGAACCACAAGGGCCTGCGCAAGTTCCTGGGGACGCTGCCCAAGGAGCAGGTGAAGGAGCGCTTCGAGGAGCTGGCGGAGGAGGACTTCTCGCCCAGGCAGTGGGGCGCGCTGCGCTACCTGGAGGCGATGCAGTCCACCGACGGGCTCGACCTCGTGGAGCTGTACATGCGGGCCCTCTCCTCGAAGGACTGCGCCGTGCGGGCCAGCTCGGCGCGGCGCCTGGAGGGCCTGGGCGATACGAAGGCGGTGGCCGCGCTGGAGGAGCTGAGCCGGACGCCTCGCGTGGGCACGAAGAACTGCGGTCAGAACGAGGCGCGCAACGCCCTCGACACGCTGACGAAGAAGTAG
- a CDS encoding YciI family protein, with translation MPSSLFFARLVPNRPDFPLSMTADEQATMRAHGEFLQGQFAAGTLVVAGPVLDPAGVFGMAVFEAESLDEVHRLLERDPARAVGRYEVASMGPSIVRPARPAGS, from the coding sequence ATGCCCTCCAGCCTCTTCTTCGCCCGCCTCGTTCCGAATCGTCCCGACTTCCCGCTGTCCATGACCGCCGACGAGCAGGCCACGATGCGCGCGCATGGCGAGTTCCTCCAGGGCCAGTTCGCGGCGGGCACGTTGGTGGTGGCGGGCCCGGTGCTGGACCCCGCGGGCGTCTTCGGGATGGCCGTGTTCGAGGCGGAGTCGCTCGACGAGGTCCACCGTCTTCTCGAGCGCGATCCCGCCAGGGCAGTGGGGCGCTACGAGGTTGCGTCCATGGGCCCGAGCATCGTCCGGCCGGCGCGTCCCGCCGGCTCCTGA
- a CDS encoding carbohydrate porin has translation MTNKALLAALSATCVAVTAHADPLNLPFTFSGYMRAGTGINVRGGTQVCMGLPGADTKWRLGNECDYVIEPTFNARLISHEGSDWHVHFMPGIYRAWGGKEFQTYSSPGGQLFPDSGTDELVARFGQVYAYGTNIAALGNGKVWVGRRFYNRLQTGINDQFLENNDGDGAGIEDIDVRVGKLSVAAMLNPRGGVSNNRIAVPLRLTGIPIIPNGALALYITPSMQLKKDLQTDTPNPQEANGLAVGLYQTLSGVLLGGNTLVALKMDWLGTTRNSRVLLQQSANLGITTIEGVAEYRINKSAGNGGNKWFGIGMRADTRVIGPFRVLAEVGHDMVKPDNGGHTRNMTKFTLAAAVSAGKEAGSRPTIRLFATHAIWDEAARLAFDPTSRLAQVFGDQKAGTSVGLQAEAWW, from the coding sequence ATGACCAACAAAGCTCTGCTCGCGGCCCTCTCCGCCACTTGTGTTGCCGTGACGGCCCATGCCGACCCGCTCAACCTTCCCTTCACCTTTTCGGGCTACATGCGCGCCGGTACCGGCATCAACGTCCGCGGTGGCACGCAAGTGTGTATGGGCCTGCCGGGGGCGGACACCAAGTGGCGTCTGGGCAATGAGTGCGACTACGTGATCGAGCCGACCTTCAACGCCCGGCTCATCTCGCATGAGGGGTCCGACTGGCATGTGCACTTCATGCCCGGCATCTATCGCGCGTGGGGAGGCAAGGAGTTCCAGACCTACAGCTCGCCTGGCGGACAGCTCTTCCCTGATAGCGGTACGGACGAGCTCGTGGCCCGCTTTGGTCAGGTCTACGCCTATGGGACCAACATCGCGGCGCTCGGCAATGGCAAGGTGTGGGTGGGCCGGCGCTTCTACAACCGCCTGCAGACTGGCATCAACGACCAGTTCCTGGAAAACAACGATGGCGATGGCGCGGGCATCGAGGACATCGACGTGCGCGTGGGCAAGCTCAGCGTGGCCGCCATGCTCAACCCGCGCGGAGGCGTCAGCAACAACCGCATCGCCGTGCCCCTGCGCCTGACCGGCATCCCCATCATTCCCAATGGCGCACTGGCCCTGTACATCACCCCGTCCATGCAACTGAAGAAGGACCTCCAGACGGACACCCCCAATCCCCAGGAAGCCAACGGGCTGGCCGTGGGCCTCTACCAGACCCTGTCCGGCGTCCTGCTCGGTGGCAATACGCTCGTCGCCTTGAAGATGGACTGGCTCGGTACCACGCGCAACAGCCGGGTCCTGCTGCAGCAGTCCGCTAATTTGGGCATCACCACCATCGAGGGTGTGGCCGAGTACCGCATCAACAAGTCCGCTGGCAACGGTGGCAACAAGTGGTTCGGCATTGGCATGCGCGCCGACACGCGCGTCATCGGTCCCTTCCGCGTGCTGGCCGAGGTGGGTCATGACATGGTCAAGCCGGATAACGGTGGACACACGCGCAACATGACCAAGTTCACCCTGGCGGCGGCGGTGTCCGCGGGCAAGGAGGCGGGTTCCCGTCCGACGATCCGCCTGTTCGCCACGCACGCCATCTGGGACGAGGCGGCTCGTCTGGCCTTCGACCCGACGTCGCGCCTGGCTCAGGTCTTTGGCGACCAGAAGGCGGGCACCTCGGTGGGCCTCCAGGCCGAAGCCTGGTGGTGA
- a CDS encoding DinB family protein — MSSDARGYLFRQFETAWSLTQYHLNGLSTEECLWRPAPKGLHVHRDPEGRWLADWPEREDYDIGPASIAWVTWHLGFWWSMVLDHSFGKGTLSRESVTWPGTAEGVREWIGGLQGQWRAALEQLTDDELHSTQRTRWPLQDRPFGDVVAWANVELTKNAAELGYARFLYAVRAG; from the coding sequence ATGTCAAGCGACGCTCGTGGCTACCTGTTCCGGCAGTTCGAAACGGCGTGGAGCCTCACGCAGTACCATCTCAATGGACTGAGCACCGAGGAGTGCTTGTGGCGCCCCGCGCCCAAGGGCTTGCACGTGCATCGAGACCCCGAGGGAAGGTGGCTCGCCGATTGGCCGGAGCGCGAGGACTATGACATCGGCCCGGCGAGCATCGCGTGGGTGACGTGGCACCTCGGCTTCTGGTGGTCCATGGTGCTCGACCACTCTTTCGGCAAGGGGACACTCTCCCGCGAGAGCGTGACGTGGCCTGGCACCGCCGAGGGCGTACGTGAGTGGATCGGCGGGCTCCAGGGACAGTGGCGAGCGGCGCTGGAGCAGCTCACCGACGATGAGCTGCACTCCACCCAACGGACACGCTGGCCCTTGCAGGACCGTCCATTCGGCGACGTCGTCGCCTGGGCCAATGTCGAACTCACCAAGAACGCCGCCGAGCTCGGCTACGCACGCTTCCTCTACGCCGTCCGCGCGGGCTGA